The Candidatus Spechtbacterales bacterium genome has a window encoding:
- the dnaX gene encoding DNA polymerase III subunit gamma/tau — MSKVLYRKYRPKTFSEVVGQEHVITTLQNAVKMDEVAHAYLFTGPRGTGKTTTARLFAKTLNCVEQKSEACAKCEVCREVDEGIFVDLIEIDAASNRGIDDIRELKEAVRFSPNKGKYKVYLIDEVHMLSKDAFNALLKTLEEPPAHVVFVLATTEPHKVLPTIISRTQRFDFRYLNTEEITTRLGDLIKRENKKLDDDVIRLVVAASGGSLRDAESILGKVLSVGNIDATKARSLLGVTDFEKIASFTGLIAELKKEEAIKFIDNLNKEGGDMRQFANNVIEYARTLLLLKLSPSSKEMLTANFTAEEAETASLGAQKLTEKQIYDIIREFITASNSVKTAPLPQLPLELAVVALCPEKDS, encoded by the coding sequence ATGTCTAAAGTACTATATAGAAAATATCGTCCGAAAACTTTTAGTGAAGTTGTTGGGCAGGAACATGTAATTACAACGCTTCAAAACGCGGTAAAGATGGATGAGGTTGCCCATGCCTATTTGTTTACAGGACCGCGAGGGACGGGCAAGACCACAACTGCACGGCTTTTCGCGAAAACTTTAAATTGTGTGGAGCAAAAAAGTGAGGCATGCGCTAAATGCGAAGTTTGTCGTGAAGTAGACGAGGGAATTTTTGTTGACCTGATAGAGATAGACGCCGCGTCAAACAGGGGTATAGATGATATAAGAGAGTTGAAAGAGGCAGTTAGATTTTCACCCAACAAAGGAAAGTACAAAGTGTATCTAATAGACGAGGTACACATGTTATCAAAAGATGCTTTTAATGCGCTTTTGAAAACACTTGAAGAGCCTCCCGCGCATGTGGTTTTTGTACTGGCAACAACAGAGCCTCATAAGGTTTTGCCCACCATAATATCAAGAACACAGAGGTTTGATTTTCGTTATTTAAACACAGAAGAGATAACCACAAGATTGGGTGATCTTATAAAACGCGAGAATAAAAAACTTGATGACGATGTTATTCGCCTTGTAGTTGCCGCTTCAGGAGGTTCTTTGCGTGATGCCGAAAGTATTTTAGGCAAGGTGCTTTCTGTTGGAAATATAGATGCTACAAAAGCTCGCTCTCTTCTTGGAGTTACAGATTTTGAAAAAATCGCCTCTTTCACCGGCCTAATAGCGGAACTAAAAAAAGAAGAAGCAATTAAGTTTATAGATAATTTAAATAAAGAGGGAGGGGATATGCGTCAGTTTGCGAATAATGTAATTGAGTATGCGCGGACATTACTACTTTTAAAACTCAGTCCGTCTTCAAAAGAGATGCTTACTGCTAATTTTACAGCTGAAGAAGCGGAAACCGCCTCTTTAGGGGCTCAAAAATTGACGGAAAAACAAATTTATGATATAATACGCGAGTTCATTACAGCAAGCAATAGTGTGAAAACGGCACCCTTGCCGCAACTACCGCTTGAACTCGCTGTGGTGGCTTTATGTCCTGAAAAGGATTCATAG